Below is a genomic region from Sorghum bicolor cultivar BTx623 chromosome 9, Sorghum_bicolor_NCBIv3, whole genome shotgun sequence.
CTCCGACTGACATGGTATTGTATTGCTTCAAAGACTGCCCCCCATGCCATTGCCAGATGAATGATGCTCCTAGTAGCATATGCCTTCTGCTGTTTCTAGACATAATTATGCGTGTCTGCATATAGCAGAAAATGCGGATTTTCGTAATGTTCTGGATATATATAGAGTATATATGTATGGAGGATGTGtattctttcttcttgttgttgtTTATGAGGATGGCTATGAGTAGAATAAGAATGCCGATTGATTTGCAGCATAGGCGATAAAAGGTTTGCATAAATTTGTAATCATGCTACGATAAATTTGTGTTGCCGCACTGCTGTTCTATGAAACGAGCTATTGTATCTGGAGTACAGGTACAGGATTCACACTGTGCAAACAAATCCTGCTTACTTGTATCAAATACCTTGATATTGCAATTGCATAACTATAAAGGTCTCTCGGCCTTGACTGCTTCAGCATGGCTGCCAGTTCTTGGATTTGTTCAGAACGACCCATGCATTATTTTCTTCAATTCACTAGGATCTCTCATCTGTCTTATGTTCAGTCTGCATGGCTGCATCTACGGGATATCCTTTTCTTTGCTTCATATTGTTGTTCTTGCAATAACTGACAATAGTATTCTGAAACTGCAACTTGCAAGCAGGTCCGGTCTGACAATAGCTCTGCTTCTAGTAGTACTTGGCACTTGGCGGAGTGTCCAAGAAAATATATCCATTCATGTGCACTTCCCCTTTTTGGCAACGGTTCTGCATGAACGTGCAAGCTTTTTTTAACCCTGCGTTTCCTTGCATCACGTCATGCCTCGACATTTTTTATCCATAGGGCTGGCGTGGGCGCGTGGCGGCCACTCGGTCACCATCTAACCGACAACGGCTCACCCACTTGAACCATGCATGACTATATACTCTAATATATATATTGAAAAAAATGGTAATGTGTACCTTACATGGATATATAATACGCTATGTTGCAGAATTAACTATAAAACATCTTGATTCTCAGAGGAGTTATAGAAAATACTATCAATATTTACATCTCCAAACAAGTGTATTATATATAGCATGATTAACCTAGTGGTACTTATTATCTATTATAAATGATAATATCTTTctattatatatttagtcaatctttaaaaattgagttcTCAGAAAATGAGGCACACAATTATTTGACGACGGAGGAAGCATATTGAAAATGATGGAGAAAGCTCCATAATTTGTGATCGTTCCCTGTCCGTTGATATGTTGGAGAAAAAAGATTGAGATATTCAATGAACTCGGAGCATGGATGTGCCGACTCTTCATGTCCATGTGCAATTCATTCCGTttattgttttttttataatgcaCATCTTCTacaccattttttttttgtcaaactttaaaaatgtTAAGACTGAGTGATACAGAATTGCCTCGGACTGATTTTGTGGCCTGCAATGCAATCTTGCATGTGCTGCTACAACACATTTAGATTACTGCTAATCTAGGTTTGAGGTAAACCCTCAAAGAAATGGATTAACGACATTAGCCTATAATAAGTACCTTAATTATTCTAAGGGCCCCTTTAGAATATAAGAATTTCACATAAATCAATTcagttttatataaaaaatgtaGGATTTAGAAATATGAATCTAGCATTACAAAGAGGGCCAAAAGGAATCCGCAAATTTGGAAGGCAACGAAACTGTATAAGcttgtcaaaagatttgtcatTGCTAGATGCCAGCATTAGCAAGTAACAggcgagcatctccaacaaagcCTAGAAAAAGACCTCCACTTTAGTTTATTCTCAAACAGTATTCTGAAAAAGAAATCCCGCTTCCAGCAGTCTCCCTAAATTGATGTGGGTCTCTTGGTGTTGACGCAGCCAGCGATGCATGACAGCCAGGCCAAACTTGGTGATGGCGTGTTTGGTTGGCGGCAGGACAGTTTTTTTTCCCGTATCATACTAAATTAATTGTAAATCAAATGTACATAATATTTCTGACCATCTATCGTGAAACATCCTTATAATTTTAcatatgatttactatgatttttcaaagattcatccaaaataaacaaataaaaaaacagAACCACAGTCATTGTAGTGAAACCACCGTTCACTATAGCAAAACCGCCATCAAAACTGGTTCATAGAGTTAAAATGCACGGTTTCAAAAGTCGAAGAAGATAGTTCATCTAGTTTTGGAGGTGAGAAATGAAAAACGAACTTGAGTGTGAAAAAATAAACTTTTTACAACAAAAAACAAATGCGTCAAAAAGGAAGGCCCAGTAGAAGGCCCACGAGCCCGGAGGCAGGACGGGGCTATTTTTTTCCGCCGTCCGCCGCCTCCCTTCGCCTCGCGTCATCGCGTGCAACAACTTGAGTGCCATACCGCCGCCACCTGCGGCCTTCGTCGAtctcttcgccggcgacgagcacccacCAGGTATTCCCATCCAATCCGAAACCGAGCACCCAAATCGTAGCGAGCTGTTTTGATATCCTGATTCCTGATGGCTACTAAAAAAATATCGGGTGTAGATACACACGTGTACTCCCCCTGTCGCCCCCCCATCGTTTCTGTTTGTTCCTATCGCATGCATGTTCGTGAATTCTCGCCACTAATGTCTGCTCGCCATGGAATGGGCAGGGCCGTGTTGTGATCCTGGTTTTCACATCTGTTGTCATGGCGTCGGATCCGTTGGCTGGCATCAATGATCACGACGCTGACAACAAAGCTGGGAATGCAGTTGTTAAATCCGAACCTGTGGATGTGGAACATGGCGAGGATGGAGTGACGATTCAGCCTGCGGTGCCTGCTGCCTGTGGTGATCCAGTGCTGGCATCTGTTTCTATTGGAGATGAGTGTGCTGATGATGTTCAGTCTGCTCAAGATGAGCATGGGGATAGCACGGAGTGCTCGAGCTCATTTGGTGATTCTGGCTTTGGATCTgatgacgaaactgaatcagaCACTGGCGTGGATTCGCCATTTTTTTCACATGTCAATGTGGGTGATACGACCGCCATGCCACATGTAATCAGGTGAGCATATATATACAGTATATAAATTATATTATTTACCTCTGTTCCGTTAGCTTAGTCTGCTGATAAGAGTGAAAAGGGAAACAAAGACAATCACTACTTTTTTTTCCTCTTTAACCCATGCATCATAAGAGCAATAGTTCTTAACTTATTATTATCTCACTTCAGGTAATATGCATGATGCTATCTTGCATAAGTTCGATATCCACTGTATTTACAATATTTAATGataatgatgtaaaattgcaaaACTCAAGACATGAAACCTAAGTCTCCTGCAAATATGAAAGTATGATTATTGTTGGTCCTcttgttttttcctttttatatggAATTAGAGAAAAAACCTTATAATGATATTATTACTTCAAATTTAAATACTCTTCTATTGTTTATTTCATGACAGTCTCATTTGTATATTTATGTCTTTTCCTTTTAATGACTACTTTGTAAATAACCTGAATTATCTTTTAGAAAACAAAAGGTCTCAGCTGATTGGACAAAGTTTATTGGCCCCGAAAGGTGGCGATGTCATTGGTTGGAGCTGCGTATTAAAGATCTCTTGTCACAAGTAGCAAAGTATGACAAGGAACTTGCTTTAATAAATCATGAAAAGAATCTACAGTTGGAGATGATTAAAGCAGATAGCCACAAATCAGAACAATCAAAATTAGATCTTTCAAGCAATGAAAGAAATACTATAAATAGGAGGAAAAGGAAAAGATACGAAGACTATACGGACACCTTGTTGTACATCAAGAAGCATCATATATTTTCTTATTATAACCATGGTTTGACATCCTATCCTTTTTCATTCTATAGGGCTACCAATATTCTATTTAGAACCAGTTTACTGTTGATACTTGATAATGACAAAGCATTAATTATTCCAATGATTACTCTTTGCAGAAAACAGAAAGGTTAAAACAGGAAATGAAATGAGTGGAGCTGATAATGAGCTTTTGGTTATTGATGACCTTAATAACTTGGGTATGTTGGAATGATCTTATGCTCATTAGTTTTTATTGTATTGAAGTAGAgagtattattttatataatatcATAAATTCGCAATATTTGTATACTAATAATATCTATTGTTAGAGCATTTGTTTCTATGAGCCAGATATTTCTGAACTTTTGGTTGTTGAGATAGCTGGTCTCAACTCTTAATAGAACTGTAGTATTGAAGACAACATATCTGGTGCTGCTCACCCTGTGCTGATTTTGGAAACCAGCAGCAATTGAGGGATAAGTAAACAAAAAGAAGTGAAAAGAATTAGTGGGATGCTATGTGGCTTTACTTGAGTTGGTTCGAACCCTTATGATAGGGAGAATAATACTTGTTGAATGTGATTCAAACTTAGCCATTTATATTGGTAATTTTCTCAAACATATTTACATTGGTAATTAGTGCAGACAATATTTGTGAGACTTGGCTGGGTAAAAATGAGGGTGCTGCGTTACCTGGGTGCATGCTTACTCATTTTTGTAACTATTTTTCTTCTTTACACATTCTATTTGTGCATTATCTTTTAGGTAACTTTTGCATACAATAAAGATATCGTTCTTTTCAGAATTGCATTGGTGAAGTTGAATATCATTGTTATCATTTTTATGTCGATCAATTCCTATTATCAGATCTCTAATCAACTGTTTCCTTGATTCT
It encodes:
- the LOC8062697 gene encoding uncharacterized protein LOC8062697 is translated as MASDPLAGINDHDADNKAGNAVVKSEPVDVEHGEDGVTIQPAVPAACGDPVLASVSIGDECADDVQSAQDEHGDSTECSSSFGDSGFGSDDETESDTGVDSPFFSHVNVGDTTAMPHVIRKQKVSADWTKFIGPERWRCHWLELRIKDLLSQVAKYDKELALINHEKNLQLEMIKADSHKSEQSKLDLSSNERNTINRRKRKRYEDYTDTLLYIKKHHIFSYYNHENRKVKTGNEMSGADNELLVIDDLNNLDSEDTKSNFGMNDTLLDSNRNDTLLEQHSLREILLAIECFQSRIINLKSHLREAYNKTDHTQKSRKKKDLNGFHKMENVGRPFGEDGDEITAEMLFGVNNSLINPHIERICKESIDDVLIDNKAAIDEVWQFERVKRMDKTCSAPIKYVAEAPAQDVKLVNKREPKLNKPNKKHGCSWSIEDQIKRAMKKNKEAVVSYPNNANNMFVAVDTRKSQRVRKPKIYLSK